The Chromatiales bacterium genome segment GGGGAGGCCATCCGCGTGACCGCCGGCAGGAAGTTCAAGGTGATGAAGGGAGCCGAGGTGGACGAGTATGCCGGCGAGCGTGGCCGGCGCGGTACCAAGCTGCCGCGCGGCTTCCAGAAGGTGGATGCCCTGACGCTGGAGGAATGAACCGGCGGGGCCGGAAATCACGCCTGTGTGATTGAATTTTTCATCCTGGCCCCTATCTAATGGGTTCGGATATCAACCCGTATAGAGATTGGAACAATAACCTATGAAACGCATCTTTCTGTTTCTGGCTACCAACATCGCCATCCTCGTGGTGCTGTCGATCGTCCTGAACATCCTCGGTGTCGACAGCCTGCTGCAGGCGAATGGCGTCGACCTGAACATGCAGGCCGTACTCATCTTCGCGGCCGTGTTCGGCTTCGGCGGCTCGTTCATCTCCCTGGCCATGTCCAAGTGGATGGCCAAGCGCGCCATGGGCGTGCAGATCATCGAGCGGCCGGGCAATTCAAGCGAGCAGTGGCTGGTGGAGACGGTGCGTCGCCAGGCCCAGGCCGCCGGTATCGGCATGCCCGAGGTGGGCATCTTCAACTCCCCCGAGCCCAATGCCTTCGCCACGGGCGCGAGCAGGAACAACGCCCTGGTGGCGGTCAGCACGGGGCTTCTGCAGAACATGACGGCCGACGAGGTCGAGGCCGTACTCGGCCACGAGGTCGCGCACGTGGCCAACGGCGACATGGTGACCATGGCCCTGATCCAGGGCGTGATCAACACCTTCGTCATCGCCATCTCGCGCGTCATCGGTCACGTGGTCGACCGTGTCGTGTTCAAGACCGAGCAGGGCTATGGCCCGGCCTATTTCATCACCGTGATCGTCGCCGAGATCTTCCTCGCCGTGCTGGCCTCGATGATCGTCATGTGGTTCTCGCGCCAGCGCGAGTTCCGCGCCGACCGCGGTGGTGCCGACCTGGCCGGACGCGAGAAGATGGTCGCCGCGCTGCGCCGGCTGCAGCAGCGTGCCCATGGCGAGGACATGCCGGGGCAGCTCGCCGCCTTCGGCATCAGTGGCCGGGGCAAGCATGGCCTTGCCCGGCTGTTCATGAGTCACCCGCCGCTGGAGGAGCGCATTGCCGCACTCGAGCAGATGCGCTGATCGACCCGCACGGGTTCTGCAAAAAAACAGGCCGCGAATTCGCGGCCTGTTTTTTTGCTGCTGACTCCGGTCGGGGCTACATCGAGCTGAAGTCGTAATTGAGTTCCTCGCTCGGTGCCTGCAGGAAGGAGCCCTGGATGTAGTTCACGCCCATGCCCCACAGCACGGACAGGGCATTGGGGTCTTCCACGAACTGCGCGACGATGAGCTTGTTCATGGAATGGGCCGTGTCGGTGAGGTTCTTCACCGCATCCTGGTTTTCCTGGTTGCCCGTGATGTTCTGCATGAAGCCACGATCGATCTTGAGGTAGTCGGCGTTCACGTGCTTGAGCAGCTGGAAGGGATCCAGGCCCGCGCCGAATTCGTCCAGGGCGAAGGAGCACTTCAGCTGCTTGAGGCCATTGACGAATTCCTTGGCCTGCTTGAGGTAGTTGAGCAGCGTGTCTTCCTTCAT includes the following:
- the htpX gene encoding protease HtpX, with product MKRIFLFLATNIAILVVLSIVLNILGVDSLLQANGVDLNMQAVLIFAAVFGFGGSFISLAMSKWMAKRAMGVQIIERPGNSSEQWLVETVRRQAQAAGIGMPEVGIFNSPEPNAFATGASRNNALVAVSTGLLQNMTADEVEAVLGHEVAHVANGDMVTMALIQGVINTFVIAISRVIGHVVDRVVFKTEQGYGPAYFITVIVAEIFLAVLASMIVMWFSRQREFRADRGGADLAGREKMVAALRRLQQRAHGEDMPGQLAAFGISGRGKHGLARLFMSHPPLEERIAALEQMR